The Agromyces atrinae genome window below encodes:
- a CDS encoding ATP-binding protein, with amino-acid sequence MTAPTARSHDARSFTVSAADRLVAGGLVTLDSDDGVRQLGLIESVDVDARTARGRLLGTLGGDGLASRDMVAFDNAVVGAASSDAADALHRATRAELVIGTNRVAPGGPARLLPTRFNRHTFWCGQSGSGKTYALGVVLEQLIAHTALPVVVFDPNSDFVRLGELRDGVTGETADALADRDIRVLRPQSDDQPLRARFTSLTLSAKEAILQLDPIRDRDEFNTLLHTDAKYSPTGTGPGGTDPHELLTGLYAGGPDQVQLGQRLENLGLLDWEVWAGPRRAATEVIAERPDATVLDLGGFSTPEQQLVVALSVLDELWERREERRPVLLVIDEAHNLCSPDATSELQVALRERLIQIAAEGRKFGLWLLLSTQRPSKIHPGILSQCDNLALMKMSSPVDLEGLATYFGFAPEGMLAASPWFRQGEALFAGGFVPAPTLVQMGERLTPEGGYDVGVPMR; translated from the coding sequence ATGACGGCGCCCACCGCCCGCTCGCACGACGCCCGCTCCTTCACCGTCTCGGCCGCCGACCGGCTCGTCGCCGGCGGACTCGTGACGCTCGACTCCGACGACGGTGTGCGCCAACTCGGCCTCATCGAGTCGGTCGACGTCGACGCCCGCACCGCCCGCGGTCGACTCCTCGGCACCCTCGGCGGCGACGGCCTCGCGAGCCGCGACATGGTGGCCTTCGACAACGCCGTCGTGGGCGCCGCGTCGAGCGATGCCGCCGACGCACTGCACCGGGCGACGCGCGCCGAACTCGTCATCGGAACGAATCGCGTGGCGCCCGGCGGCCCGGCGCGACTCCTCCCGACGCGCTTCAACCGACACACCTTCTGGTGCGGTCAGAGCGGCTCGGGCAAGACCTATGCCCTCGGCGTCGTGCTCGAACAGCTCATCGCCCACACTGCGCTGCCCGTCGTCGTGTTCGACCCCAACTCCGACTTCGTGCGCCTCGGCGAACTGCGTGACGGCGTCACGGGCGAGACGGCCGACGCGCTCGCCGACCGCGACATCCGGGTGCTCCGCCCGCAGTCGGACGACCAGCCGCTCCGCGCACGGTTCACGAGCCTCACGCTCTCGGCGAAGGAGGCGATCCTCCAGCTCGATCCGATCCGCGATCGGGACGAGTTCAACACCCTCCTGCACACCGACGCGAAGTACTCGCCCACGGGCACGGGGCCGGGGGGCACCGACCCGCACGAGCTGCTCACGGGCCTCTACGCGGGCGGCCCCGACCAGGTGCAGCTCGGACAGCGCCTCGAGAACCTGGGGCTGCTCGACTGGGAGGTCTGGGCGGGCCCGCGGCGTGCGGCGACCGAGGTCATCGCCGAGCGCCCGGATGCCACGGTGCTCGACCTCGGCGGATTCTCGACACCCGAGCAGCAGCTCGTCGTCGCGCTCTCGGTGCTCGACGAGCTGTGGGAGCGCCGCGAGGAACGTCGACCCGTGCTCCTCGTGATCGACGAGGCCCACAACCTGTGCTCGCCCGATGCGACGTCCGAACTCCAGGTCGCCCTGCGCGAGCGCCTCATCCAGATCGCCGCCGAGGGGCGGAAGTTCGGCCTCTGGCTCCTGCTGTCGACGCAGCGGCCGTCGAAGATCCACCCCGGCATCCTGTCGCAGTGCGACAACCTCGCCCTCATGAAGATGTCGTCGCCCGTCGACCTCGAGGGCCTCGCGACCTACTTCGGCTTCGCACCCGAGGGCATGCTCGCGGCGTCGCCGTGGTTCCGACAAGGCGAGGCCCTCTTCGCGGGCGGCTTCGTGCCCGCGCCGACACTCGTCCAGATGGGCGAGCGACTCACCCCCGAGGGCGGTTACGACGTCGGCGTGCCGATGCGCTGA
- a CDS encoding GNAT family N-acetyltransferase produces MTHSIRRATATDAASLAELAAETFPLACPPHTTPEAIADFIATHFTEARFDEYLSDTDRELFVAVSDDALLLGYSMIVRGEPSDPDVAAAVTLRPTVELSKFYVRRAAHGAGVAGELMRATLDAAAVGASGTWLGVNEENAHALRFYAKHGFEKVGRKRFLVGARYEDDFVLERSF; encoded by the coding sequence GTGACCCACTCGATCCGCCGTGCCACGGCGACGGATGCCGCGAGCCTCGCGGAACTCGCCGCCGAGACGTTCCCGCTCGCGTGCCCTCCGCACACGACCCCCGAAGCCATCGCCGACTTCATCGCGACGCACTTCACCGAAGCGCGTTTCGACGAGTATCTGAGCGATACCGATCGCGAACTCTTCGTCGCGGTCTCCGACGACGCGCTCCTGCTCGGCTACTCGATGATCGTGCGAGGCGAGCCGAGCGACCCGGACGTCGCGGCCGCCGTGACGCTCCGGCCGACCGTCGAGCTCTCGAAGTTCTACGTGCGCCGGGCCGCACACGGTGCGGGTGTCGCGGGCGAACTCATGCGGGCGACCCTCGACGCCGCGGCCGTCGGTGCGAGCGGCACCTGGCTCGGCGTCAATGAAGAGAACGCGCACGCGCTCCGCTTCTATGCGAAGCACGGTTTCGAGAAGGTCGGTCGGAAGCGCTTCCTCGTCGGAGCGCGCTACGAAGACGACTTCGTGCTCGAACGCTCGTTCTGA
- a CDS encoding MarR family winged helix-turn-helix transcriptional regulator: MDDSTDRVARIMAEWRRERPDLDVSPQGVIGRLHRLAAHLTGELVGVYARFGLGEGDFDVLATLRRGGAPFERAPGDLASATMVTTGAMTKRIDRLESAGLVTRRASEADGRGRVVALTDAGRDLIDDAFSAHIENEHRLVGELSADDARALEVILTRWLSVYEGQ, from the coding sequence ATGGATGACTCGACCGACCGCGTTGCCCGCATCATGGCCGAGTGGCGGCGCGAGCGCCCCGACCTCGACGTCTCGCCGCAGGGCGTCATCGGGCGACTGCATCGTCTCGCCGCGCACCTCACGGGTGAACTCGTCGGCGTCTACGCGCGATTCGGTCTCGGCGAGGGCGACTTCGACGTGCTCGCGACCCTCCGCCGCGGGGGAGCGCCCTTCGAACGCGCGCCAGGCGACCTCGCCTCGGCGACGATGGTGACGACGGGCGCGATGACGAAGCGCATCGACCGCCTCGAGAGCGCGGGGCTCGTCACGCGCCGCGCGAGCGAGGCCGACGGTCGCGGCCGCGTGGTCGCGCTGACGGATGCCGGTCGCGACCTCATCGACGATGCCTTCTCTGCCCACATCGAGAACGAGCACCGCCTCGTCGGCGAGCTGTCGGCGGACGACGCGCGCGCACTCGAGGTGATCCTCACACGGTGGCTCAGCGTCTACGAGGGGCAGTGA
- a CDS encoding DMT family transporter, whose amino-acid sequence MEAKWRWVLITAIAPIAWGSTYVVTRQLLPADIPLWGAALRALPAGLLLLGLRPGLPRGSWWLKALVLGTLNMGAFFALVYVAAQLLPSSIAATIMATSPLAMMLLAAALVSERLRALPLAGAAVGLVGVALLVLTGPVSIDAWGVAASLAAMALSSLGYILAKRWQSGVDVVTVTAWQLIAGGLLLVPAALVVEGPVPALTPIELGAFAYVGIIATAVAFVAWFSGLAHLDAASVGLIGLLNPVTGVLLGTLVAGEVLSGRQVVGLLLVLTGVLLGQPIAARLRGRRRRLLSGP is encoded by the coding sequence ATGGAAGCTAAATGGCGTTGGGTTCTCATCACGGCCATCGCACCGATCGCGTGGGGCAGCACCTACGTCGTCACCCGGCAACTCCTGCCCGCCGACATCCCGCTGTGGGGAGCCGCGCTCCGCGCCCTGCCCGCCGGCCTCCTCCTGCTCGGACTGCGCCCGGGCCTGCCGCGCGGCTCGTGGTGGCTGAAGGCCCTCGTCCTCGGAACCCTCAACATGGGCGCGTTCTTCGCGCTCGTCTACGTCGCCGCGCAGCTGCTGCCCTCGAGCATCGCCGCGACGATCATGGCGACGTCCCCCCTCGCCATGATGCTGCTCGCCGCTGCCCTCGTCTCGGAACGGCTGCGCGCCCTCCCCCTCGCCGGAGCCGCGGTCGGCCTCGTCGGCGTCGCCCTCCTCGTGCTCACGGGGCCGGTCTCGATCGACGCGTGGGGCGTCGCCGCCTCGCTCGCCGCGATGGCGCTGTCGTCGCTCGGCTACATCCTCGCGAAGCGCTGGCAGAGCGGCGTCGACGTGGTCACGGTCACGGCCTGGCAGCTCATCGCGGGCGGCCTGCTCCTCGTTCCCGCGGCGCTCGTCGTCGAGGGGCCCGTGCCCGCCCTCACCCCGATCGAACTCGGCGCATTCGCCTACGTCGGCATCATCGCGACGGCCGTCGCGTTCGTCGCGTGGTTCAGTGGGCTCGCCCACCTGGATGCCGCGAGCGTCGGTCTCATCGGCCTTCTGAACCCCGTCACGGGCGTGCTGCTCGGCACTCTCGTCGCGGGCGAGGTGCTCTCGGGTCGTCAGGTCGTCGGTCTCCTCCTCGTGCTGACGGGTGTGCTGCTCGGCCAGCCGATCGCGGCGAGGCTCCGGGGTCGCCGACGTCGACTACTCTCGGGGCCATGA
- a CDS encoding MOSC domain-containing protein: MTEPSVVAVARDARHRFSKPVQHEITLVAGLGVEGDAHFGETVQHRYDKRRTPNAPNNKQVHLMHAELFDEVAADGFDVAPGDLGENVTTAGVDLLHLPLRTRLHLGETAVIELTGLRSPCTKIDALGAGLMKRLIRRHDDGSVERLAGVMAVIVTGGRVAPGDDIRIELPAEPHEPLEPV, from the coding sequence ATGACCGAGCCCTCCGTCGTCGCCGTCGCCCGAGACGCGCGGCACCGCTTCTCGAAGCCCGTGCAGCACGAGATCACCCTCGTCGCGGGACTCGGCGTCGAGGGCGACGCGCACTTCGGCGAGACGGTGCAGCACCGCTACGACAAGCGCCGCACCCCGAACGCGCCGAACAACAAGCAAGTGCACCTCATGCACGCCGAGCTCTTCGACGAGGTCGCCGCCGACGGCTTCGACGTCGCGCCCGGCGACCTCGGCGAGAACGTCACGACCGCCGGCGTCGACCTCCTCCACCTCCCCCTCCGCACCCGACTCCATCTCGGCGAGACCGCCGTCATCGAGCTCACGGGCCTCCGGAGCCCCTGCACGAAGATCGACGCGCTCGGCGCCGGACTCATGAAGCGGCTCATCCGCCGCCACGACGACGGATCGGTCGAGCGCCTCGCGGGCGTCATGGCGGTCATCGTCACGGGCGGACGCGTCGCGCCCGGCGACGACATCCGCATCGAGCTGCCCGCCGAACCCCACGAACCCCTCGAACCGGTGTGA
- a CDS encoding flavin monoamine oxidase family protein, with protein sequence MTARATPGGMDRRSFLLGALGGIAALSLAGCTPTPPAPSPTPTPTPTPTPVPTSTSRVPAPAAFVRSNWTADQFARGALSFDGVGTTDAIRESLTEPIDDRLFFAGEATSVDAPGTLHGAFDSGRRVALQIDEIAVLGERIAVVGAGIAGLTAARLLRERGHEVFVVEARNRLGGRIESVEDDDAIIELGPSFVDANAEDLLAELGDAGVATRDFDWLVESRTSDGQALPIDPVGAAAIATAGDWARARSFDTSLSVALDRSGARELSTEPDETGVSPAAWLTYALRSSVEPMTGAAPNRLSATRYVAPPTPAVRLVTGRLADYIDALAADLEVVLASPVRQITRTDDRASLRFESGESLAVDRVIVTAPLGVLKSDTITFEPQLPPRQRRAISVLGAGAVDVAWLRFDEAFWRGDASEPPTVLTQVGGTSAVAAWVDIGRPTNDPILLAVFADGSAERLAGLDDDAFLAEILPGLEGYAPTDSS encoded by the coding sequence ATGACTGCCAGGGCCACCCCCGGCGGGATGGATCGACGTTCCTTCCTCCTCGGCGCGCTGGGCGGAATAGCCGCCCTCTCCCTCGCCGGCTGCACACCGACGCCCCCCGCACCCTCGCCGACGCCCACCCCCACGCCGACACCCACGCCCGTGCCGACCTCGACGAGCCGTGTGCCCGCTCCGGCGGCGTTCGTGCGCTCGAACTGGACCGCCGATCAGTTCGCGCGCGGCGCCCTGAGCTTCGACGGCGTGGGAACGACGGACGCCATCCGCGAGTCGCTCACCGAACCGATCGACGACCGACTGTTCTTCGCGGGCGAGGCCACCTCGGTCGACGCCCCCGGCACTCTTCACGGCGCCTTCGACAGCGGTCGACGCGTCGCCCTGCAGATCGACGAGATCGCGGTGCTCGGCGAACGCATCGCCGTCGTCGGAGCCGGGATCGCGGGGCTCACCGCGGCGCGCCTCCTGCGCGAGCGCGGTCACGAGGTCTTCGTCGTCGAGGCCCGCAACAGGCTCGGCGGCCGCATCGAGTCGGTCGAGGACGACGACGCGATCATCGAGCTCGGCCCCTCGTTCGTCGATGCGAACGCCGAGGACCTCCTCGCCGAACTCGGCGACGCGGGCGTCGCGACGCGCGATTTCGACTGGCTCGTCGAGTCGCGCACGAGCGACGGTCAGGCGCTGCCGATCGACCCCGTCGGCGCGGCGGCCATCGCCACGGCCGGCGACTGGGCCCGCGCACGCTCCTTCGACACGTCGCTGTCGGTCGCCCTCGACCGATCGGGAGCGAGAGAGCTCTCGACCGAACCCGACGAGACGGGCGTGAGCCCCGCCGCGTGGCTCACGTACGCGCTGCGCTCGAGCGTCGAGCCGATGACCGGGGCGGCGCCCAATCGCCTCTCGGCCACGCGCTACGTCGCGCCGCCCACCCCCGCCGTCCGGCTCGTCACCGGCCGTCTCGCCGACTACATCGACGCGCTCGCGGCCGACCTCGAGGTCGTGCTGGCCTCACCCGTGCGGCAGATCACGCGCACTGACGACCGCGCGAGCCTCCGCTTCGAGTCGGGCGAGTCGCTCGCCGTCGACCGCGTCATCGTCACGGCCCCCCTCGGTGTGCTGAAGAGCGACACGATCACCTTCGAGCCGCAGCTGCCTCCGCGACAGCGCCGAGCGATCTCCGTGCTCGGCGCGGGGGCGGTGGATGTCGCGTGGCTGCGCTTCGACGAGGCGTTCTGGCGCGGCGACGCGTCGGAGCCTCCGACGGTCCTGACGCAGGTCGGCGGAACGAGCGCGGTCGCGGCGTGGGTCGACATCGGTCGGCCGACGAACGATCCGATCCTCCTCGCCGTGTTCGCCGACGGCTCGGCCGAACGACTCGCGGGGCTCGACGACGACGCCTTCCTGGCCGAGATCCTGCCGGGTCTCGAGGGCTACGCGCCGACCGACTCGAGCTGA
- a CDS encoding Pr6Pr family membrane protein, translated as MAAGVTHRERTARRILGAFRLLIAAVELTALVGNYEYVQGFRLFATANFFGYFTVQSAMIAVVVLVFAGVLALTRDRDPAWLGTLRTMVTVYVLVSGVVFAVIVVQASTISYRVDVPWSDVLLHFVVPGLALVAWVADSVIGVNPRVSWATSWWVLIFPSIWLVGTLWRGAEVGWYPYFFLDETQVGGYLGVTLYCAIVLVIFLAITTALVALNRRLVTLAERRRSTRAERADDAEERSAQLESVGA; from the coding sequence ATGGCGGCCGGCGTGACTCACCGTGAGCGCACGGCGCGCCGCATTCTGGGAGCCTTCCGCCTGCTGATCGCGGCGGTCGAACTGACCGCCCTCGTCGGCAACTACGAGTACGTGCAGGGCTTCCGTCTCTTCGCCACGGCGAACTTCTTCGGCTACTTCACCGTGCAGTCGGCGATGATCGCCGTCGTCGTGCTCGTCTTCGCGGGAGTGCTCGCGCTCACTCGCGATCGCGACCCCGCGTGGCTCGGCACGCTCCGCACGATGGTCACGGTCTACGTGCTCGTCTCGGGCGTCGTCTTCGCCGTCATCGTCGTGCAGGCGTCGACCATCTCGTACCGCGTCGACGTGCCGTGGTCCGACGTGCTGCTGCACTTCGTGGTGCCGGGCCTCGCGCTCGTCGCGTGGGTCGCCGACAGCGTCATCGGCGTGAATCCGCGGGTGTCGTGGGCGACCTCGTGGTGGGTGCTCATCTTCCCGAGCATCTGGCTCGTCGGTACCCTCTGGCGCGGTGCCGAGGTCGGCTGGTACCCGTACTTCTTCCTCGACGAGACGCAGGTGGGCGGCTACCTCGGCGTGACGCTCTACTGCGCGATCGTGCTCGTCATCTTCCTCGCGATCACGACCGCGCTCGTCGCGCTCAACCGCAGGCTCGTGACGCTCGCCGAGCGTCGTCGCAGCACGCGGGCGGAACGGGCGGATGACGCGGAGGAGCGGTCGGCTCAGCTCGAGTCGGTCGGCGCGTAG
- a CDS encoding NAD-dependent succinate-semialdehyde dehydrogenase yields MSDYAVVNPATGETVETYPTITDAELESAIASASNTHDGWSRDTTVAERAALVARVAELHTERREELADIIVREMGKTREQALGEVDFAADIYGYYADNGASFLEDEPIRLLAGDGSAVIRRSSLGVLLGIMPWNFPYYQVARFAGPNIVIGNTIILKHAPQCPESAAAIETIFRDAGFPEGAYVNVYATNDQIATVIADPRVQGVSLTGSERAGAAVAEIAGRHLKKVVLELGGSDPFVLLSTDDLDATVESAVAARLDNNGQSCNAAKRFIVADDLYDAFLEKFTAALTAVEAVDPTSDGAELGPLSSTAAADRIEDQLSRAVAQGATLVGGQRSGNFVSPGVLTDVAPGNDAYHEEFFGPIATVHRVSGEDAAIALANDTPFGLGSYLFTTDAAQAERVADRIEAGMVFVNLVLADGAELPFGGVKRSGTGREMGRLGADEFVNKKLIRIG; encoded by the coding sequence ATGAGCGACTATGCAGTGGTCAACCCGGCAACCGGTGAGACGGTCGAGACGTATCCGACCATCACCGACGCAGAGCTCGAGAGTGCCATCGCGTCGGCGTCGAACACCCACGACGGGTGGTCGCGCGACACGACGGTCGCCGAGCGTGCAGCGCTCGTCGCGCGCGTCGCCGAGCTGCACACCGAACGTCGCGAGGAGCTCGCCGACATCATCGTGCGCGAGATGGGCAAGACCCGCGAGCAGGCGCTCGGCGAGGTCGACTTCGCCGCCGACATCTACGGCTACTACGCCGACAACGGGGCGTCGTTCCTGGAGGACGAGCCCATCCGGCTACTCGCCGGAGACGGCAGCGCCGTCATCCGCCGCTCGTCGCTCGGCGTGCTGCTCGGCATCATGCCGTGGAACTTCCCGTACTACCAGGTCGCGCGCTTCGCCGGCCCGAACATCGTCATCGGCAACACGATCATCCTCAAGCACGCGCCGCAGTGCCCCGAGTCGGCCGCGGCGATCGAAACGATCTTCCGCGACGCGGGCTTCCCCGAGGGCGCCTACGTCAACGTCTACGCGACGAACGACCAGATCGCGACCGTCATCGCCGACCCGCGCGTACAGGGTGTCTCGCTCACGGGCTCCGAGCGCGCCGGTGCCGCCGTCGCCGAGATCGCCGGCCGTCACCTCAAGAAGGTCGTGCTCGAGCTCGGCGGTTCCGACCCCTTCGTGCTGCTCTCGACCGACGACCTCGACGCGACCGTCGAATCGGCCGTCGCCGCTCGCCTCGACAACAACGGCCAGTCGTGCAACGCCGCCAAGCGCTTCATCGTCGCCGATGACCTCTACGACGCGTTCCTCGAGAAGTTCACCGCGGCCCTCACCGCCGTCGAAGCGGTCGATCCGACATCCGACGGCGCCGAACTCGGCCCGCTCTCGTCGACGGCCGCGGCCGACCGCATCGAAGACCAGCTGTCGCGGGCCGTCGCCCAGGGCGCCACACTCGTCGGCGGTCAGCGGTCGGGCAACTTCGTCTCGCCGGGCGTGCTGACCGACGTCGCCCCCGGCAACGACGCGTACCACGAGGAGTTCTTCGGCCCCATCGCGACCGTCCACCGCGTGAGCGGCGAGGACGCGGCGATCGCCCTCGCGAACGACACCCCCTTCGGCCTCGGCTCCTACCTCTTCACGACGGATGCCGCCCAGGCGGAGCGTGTCGCCGACCGCATCGAGGCGGGCATGGTGTTCGTGAACCTCGTGCTCGCCGACGGTGCCGAACTGCCGTTCGGCGGTGTCAAGCGCTCAGGCACCGGCCGCGAGATGGGTCGCCTCGGCGCCGACGAGTTCGTCAACAAGAAGCTCATTCGCATCGGCTGA
- a CDS encoding aspartate aminotransferase family protein has translation MTREYDVAALEQKARDHLWMQFARQSTMENGIPIIVKGEGHHIWDAQGRKYIDGLSGLFVVNAGHGRRRLAEAAAKQASELAFFPIWSYAHPAAIELAERLANYAPADLNHVFFSSGGGESVETAFKLAKHYWKLVGRPTKHKVISRAVAYHGTPQGALAITGIPAMKEMFEPVTPGGFRVPNTNFYRAAEVGAPADDIDAFGLWAANRIEEMILLEGPETVAAVFLEPVQNSGGCFPPPPGYFQRVREICDKHDVLLVSDEVICAFGRIGNMFAADTYGYRPDMITCAKGMTSGYVPMGATIVSDAIYEPFRHGHTSFPHGYTFAGHPVGAAVALENLDIFEEEGLNEHVRENSPAFRAELEKLLDIPIVGDVRGDGYFFGIELVKDKDTRETFDADESERLLRGFLSKALYEAGLYCRADDRGDPVVQLAPPLTIGPAEFAEIGGILRSVLTEAAALR, from the coding sequence ATGACCCGCGAGTACGACGTCGCCGCTCTCGAGCAGAAGGCGCGCGATCACCTCTGGATGCAGTTCGCCCGGCAGTCGACGATGGAGAACGGCATTCCGATCATCGTCAAGGGCGAGGGCCATCACATCTGGGACGCCCAGGGCCGGAAGTACATCGACGGCCTGTCGGGACTGTTCGTCGTCAACGCGGGTCACGGTCGACGCCGGCTCGCCGAGGCCGCCGCGAAGCAGGCCTCGGAGCTCGCGTTCTTCCCCATCTGGTCGTACGCCCACCCTGCAGCGATCGAACTCGCCGAGCGCCTCGCGAACTACGCGCCCGCCGACCTCAACCACGTGTTCTTCTCGTCGGGCGGCGGTGAATCGGTCGAGACGGCGTTCAAGCTCGCAAAGCACTACTGGAAGCTCGTCGGGCGCCCGACCAAGCACAAGGTCATCTCGCGGGCCGTCGCGTACCACGGCACGCCCCAGGGCGCCCTGGCGATCACGGGAATCCCGGCGATGAAGGAGATGTTCGAGCCCGTCACGCCCGGCGGCTTCCGCGTGCCGAACACCAACTTCTACCGAGCGGCAGAGGTCGGCGCCCCCGCCGACGACATCGATGCCTTCGGGCTCTGGGCCGCGAACCGCATCGAGGAGATGATCCTCCTCGAGGGCCCCGAGACCGTCGCCGCCGTGTTCCTCGAGCCCGTGCAGAACTCGGGCGGCTGCTTCCCGCCGCCGCCCGGCTACTTCCAGCGGGTGCGCGAGATCTGCGACAAGCACGACGTGCTGCTCGTCTCCGACGAGGTCATCTGCGCGTTCGGCCGCATCGGCAACATGTTCGCCGCCGACACCTACGGGTATCGCCCTGACATGATCACGTGCGCCAAGGGCATGACGTCGGGCTACGTGCCCATGGGCGCGACGATCGTGAGCGATGCGATCTACGAGCCGTTCCGACACGGTCACACGTCGTTCCCCCACGGGTACACGTTCGCCGGTCACCCCGTCGGCGCCGCCGTCGCTCTCGAGAACCTCGACATCTTCGAGGAGGAGGGCCTCAACGAGCACGTGCGCGAGAACTCGCCCGCCTTCCGAGCCGAGCTCGAGAAGCTCCTCGACATCCCCATCGTCGGCGACGTGCGCGGTGACGGCTACTTCTTCGGCATCGAGCTCGTGAAGGACAAGGACACCCGCGAGACCTTCGACGCCGACGAGTCCGAGCGGCTGCTGCGCGGCTTCCTCTCGAAGGCGCTCTACGAGGCCGGGCTCTACTG